A section of the Microbacterium forte genome encodes:
- a CDS encoding alanine racemase produces MDIERFRSNIRAVRDRIAPSALMIVLKDDAYGHGLRWAVEAARGMGVDWYGAYDVRSGVEARRVLGDTGRIFAWATSTDDEVDEALRARIDLGVGSAEYLSRITALAARRGLRARIHLKIDTGLHRNGLLPAEWERTIAEVRAGEAAGHLELVGIWSHLAEASDDEDDEAQTLFLDAVRVAEQSGATPEALHLTASAASWWRPELRGSVSRIGAFCYGVRSADGPDLAGVAPVAELTATVVDIVDGDAVVGIGAFDGIPSTLAGARVGTLAGARELLRIDAVTSVVEGWPGMRIGDSVWMFGAGDHGESSATTLAERIDTVGEEILTRLTARIRRVSTP; encoded by the coding sequence GTGGATATAGAGAGGTTCAGGTCGAACATCCGTGCCGTGCGCGATCGCATCGCTCCGTCGGCGCTGATGATCGTGCTCAAAGACGACGCCTACGGTCACGGTCTGCGCTGGGCCGTGGAGGCCGCGAGAGGAATGGGCGTCGACTGGTACGGGGCGTACGACGTCCGCAGTGGTGTCGAGGCAAGACGCGTGCTGGGTGACACGGGGCGTATCTTCGCATGGGCCACCTCGACCGATGACGAGGTCGACGAAGCGTTGCGCGCACGCATCGACCTGGGAGTCGGATCAGCGGAGTACCTGTCGCGCATCACGGCGCTGGCTGCGCGACGGGGACTGCGGGCGCGGATCCATCTGAAGATCGACACCGGTCTGCATCGCAACGGGCTGCTTCCGGCCGAGTGGGAACGCACCATCGCCGAGGTGCGCGCCGGTGAGGCCGCAGGGCACCTGGAGCTCGTGGGAATCTGGAGCCATCTCGCCGAGGCGAGCGATGACGAGGACGACGAGGCTCAGACCCTTTTCCTCGACGCCGTGCGCGTGGCGGAGCAGTCGGGTGCGACACCCGAGGCGCTGCACCTGACGGCATCCGCCGCGTCCTGGTGGCGCCCCGAGCTTCGCGGCTCGGTGTCGCGGATCGGAGCGTTCTGCTACGGCGTCCGTTCGGCGGACGGCCCCGATCTTGCCGGGGTGGCACCGGTCGCGGAGCTCACTGCGACGGTCGTCGACATCGTCGACGGTGATGCCGTGGTGGGCATCGGCGCATTCGACGGCATCCCGTCGACGCTGGCAGGGGCCCGAGTCGGCACCCTCGCGGGGGCTCGCGAGCTTCTGCGCATCGACGCGGTGACCTCGGTGGTCGAGGGGTGGCCGGGAATGCGGATCGGCGACTCGGTCTGGATGTTCGGCGCAGGAGATCATGGCGAGTCGAGCGCGACGACCCTCGCCGAGCGCATCGACACCGTCGGTGAGGAGATCCTCACCCGACTCACCGC
- a CDS encoding coenzyme F420-0:L-glutamate ligase, producing MQANEGKALEASVDGKSYARIPLRTRVVMPDDDLESVVMEYAKDAVQPGDLLFVTEKIVAITQGRSYRLDEISPRPLARFLSRYVVRTSYGIGLGMPETMEMALRECGTLRILFAAGVSVITKAFGRRGDFYRIAGDKARAIDGPTKNTIPPYNQAVVLGPKNPREVAVRLKKMLGGNLEVAVVDINDIGGNILGSTLDKAGERRLVQILGDNPLGQATQSTPMGIVREV from the coding sequence ATGCAGGCGAACGAGGGCAAGGCGCTCGAGGCGAGCGTCGACGGCAAGAGCTACGCGCGCATCCCCCTGCGGACGCGCGTCGTCATGCCCGATGACGACCTCGAGTCGGTCGTCATGGAGTACGCGAAGGATGCGGTGCAGCCGGGCGACCTGCTATTCGTGACCGAGAAGATCGTGGCGATCACGCAGGGTCGGTCGTACCGGCTCGACGAGATCTCGCCGCGACCTCTCGCACGCTTCCTCTCGCGATACGTCGTCCGCACCTCCTACGGGATCGGTCTCGGAATGCCAGAGACCATGGAGATGGCGCTGCGCGAGTGCGGCACCCTGCGGATCCTGTTCGCTGCCGGTGTCTCGGTCATCACCAAGGCCTTCGGGCGCCGAGGCGACTTCTACCGCATCGCCGGCGACAAGGCCCGTGCGATCGACGGCCCGACGAAGAACACGATCCCGCCGTACAACCAGGCAGTCGTGCTCGGCCCGAAGAACCCGCGCGAGGTCGCAGTGCGCCTGAAGAAGATGCTCGGTGGGAACCTCGAAGTGGCCGTCGTCGACATCAACGACATCGGCGGCAACATCCTCGGTTCGACGCTCGATAAGGCAGGCGAGCGTCGACTCGTTCAGATCCTGGGCGACAACCCGCTCGGACAGGCCACGCAGTCGACGCCCATGGGCATCGTCCGCGAGGTCTGA
- a CDS encoding proteasome assembly chaperone family protein: MPFSGEIHERVANAPVVPRGLPLVLLLTGFTDAGNAVSGLIEHLRETTSPQPVVVFDNDVLLDYRARRPVISFDQDHLTEFRPARLELSLATDALGQKFLLLAGYEPDFAWNEFARTVLELADEFEVSGLNWVHSIAMPVPHTRPIGTTVSGNRRELTVAHSVWRPRTQVPATAGHLLEFRFAEHGERVVGFVLLVPHYLAETENPDAVIAAAEKLMAATGLVILLDEVQERREDYRTRVDDQVIGNDELQQMVQGLERRYDAYMAGRDPEDGSYDEGGFNERDLPSADELAAELERYLASRPSGDEDKPGRG, from the coding sequence ATGCCCTTCTCCGGAGAGATACATGAACGTGTAGCGAACGCGCCGGTCGTGCCGCGCGGACTGCCCCTGGTCCTGCTCCTCACGGGTTTCACCGACGCGGGCAACGCCGTCTCGGGGCTCATCGAGCACCTGCGCGAGACGACCTCTCCCCAGCCGGTCGTGGTCTTCGACAACGACGTGCTCCTCGACTACCGCGCGCGTCGCCCGGTGATCTCGTTCGATCAGGACCATCTGACCGAGTTCCGCCCCGCACGGCTCGAACTGTCGCTCGCGACCGATGCTCTCGGCCAGAAGTTCCTCCTCCTCGCCGGGTACGAGCCCGATTTCGCGTGGAACGAGTTCGCGCGCACGGTGCTCGAACTCGCCGACGAATTCGAGGTGTCAGGGCTCAACTGGGTGCACTCGATCGCCATGCCCGTGCCGCACACCCGCCCCATCGGCACGACTGTGAGCGGCAACAGGCGCGAGCTCACCGTGGCGCATTCCGTCTGGCGTCCGCGCACGCAGGTGCCGGCGACCGCGGGCCACCTCCTCGAGTTCCGCTTCGCCGAGCACGGCGAGCGGGTCGTCGGCTTCGTGCTGCTGGTGCCCCACTACCTCGCCGAGACCGAGAACCCCGACGCCGTGATCGCGGCGGCCGAGAAGCTGATGGCCGCGACCGGCCTGGTGATCCTGCTCGACGAGGTGCAGGAACGCCGAGAGGACTATCGCACCCGCGTCGATGATCAGGTGATCGGCAACGACGAGCTGCAGCAGATGGTGCAGGGGCTCGAGCGCCGGTATGACGCCTATATGGCCGGCCGTGACCCCGAGGACGGGTCGTACGACGAGGGTGGTTTCAACGAGCGCGACCTGCCGAGCGCTGACGAACTGGCTGCAGAGCTCGAGCGCTATCTCGCCTCTCGCCCCAGCGGCGACGAGGACAAACCGGGTCGAGGCTGA
- a CDS encoding sugar-transfer associated ATP-grasp domain-containing protein, translating into MSRFSLAPRVRYLLARARRIDVASVIERAKEASSQHGKAVPLVVVDMLWSAGRHNVGFQDYIDYDFAILTKAERDTFMTHPVSNEISQKYDHPDYRHLFHDKAEFNAVFDAFLKREWMLITEGNADELRDFTERQGTIVVKETHGQAGTGVHRYHAADVTDWDAFHAELLSKKQVLVEEVIRQHADLAAVCPGTVNTTRITAFFDGEKTHILAMAQKFGRGAVSDQMSFGGFYTMLDESGHSVGSGYDSHGHVHVTHPDSGFPIADFQLPLMDEVREFVDQVARVVPQIQYVGWDVVVTPDGPVLVEGNWGAGVYENKPSVTGIRTGHKPRYQAAIGF; encoded by the coding sequence ATGTCACGCTTTTCCCTCGCGCCCCGCGTCCGCTACCTGCTGGCGCGCGCCCGCCGCATCGACGTCGCCTCGGTCATCGAGAGGGCCAAAGAGGCGTCATCTCAGCACGGCAAGGCGGTGCCGCTCGTGGTCGTCGACATGCTGTGGTCCGCCGGGCGACACAACGTCGGGTTCCAGGACTACATCGACTACGACTTCGCGATCCTCACCAAGGCGGAGCGCGACACGTTCATGACCCACCCGGTGTCGAACGAGATCTCCCAGAAGTACGACCACCCGGACTACCGCCACCTGTTCCACGACAAGGCGGAGTTCAACGCCGTCTTCGACGCATTCCTCAAGCGCGAATGGATGCTCATCACCGAGGGCAACGCAGACGAGCTGCGTGACTTTACCGAGCGCCAGGGGACGATCGTCGTCAAGGAGACCCACGGGCAGGCGGGCACCGGTGTGCACCGCTATCACGCCGCCGACGTCACCGACTGGGACGCGTTCCATGCCGAGCTCCTGTCGAAGAAGCAGGTTCTCGTCGAAGAGGTCATCCGCCAGCACGCCGATCTCGCGGCCGTCTGCCCCGGAACCGTCAACACCACGCGCATCACCGCGTTCTTCGATGGCGAGAAGACGCACATCCTCGCGATGGCTCAGAAGTTCGGACGCGGCGCGGTGAGCGACCAGATGAGCTTCGGCGGCTTCTACACGATGCTCGACGAGAGCGGTCACTCCGTGGGCTCCGGATACGACTCCCACGGTCACGTGCACGTCACGCACCCGGACTCCGGCTTCCCCATCGCCGACTTCCAGCTGCCGTTGATGGATGAGGTCCGCGAGTTCGTGGATCAGGTCGCTCGTGTCGTGCCGCAGATCCAGTACGTCGGCTGGGATGTCGTGGTCACCCCCGACGGTCCGGTTCTGGTCGAGGGCAACTGGGGTGCCGGCGTGTACGAGAACAAGCCGAGCGTCACCGGCATCCGCACAGGGCACAAGCCGCGCTATCAGGCCGCGATCGGATTCTGA
- a CDS encoding RNA polymerase sigma factor has translation MTPATTKKTRTKKTADAPEVDAPVEEAAEKPAPKTAAQRAAAKRAPAKKKKAEDIVEDDETPPAAEPDEDDEDSKPKFTEPLPTGAIVISSNDDEDVPVYSTQITGATADPVKDYLKQIGKVALLNAAEEVELAMRIEAGLFAEEKLSTMTAAEKASQLGLDLQWVARDGQRAKSHLLGANLRLVVSLAKRYTGRGMQFLDLIQEGNLGLIRAVEKFDYTKGFKFSTYATWWIRQAITRAMADQARTIRIPVHMVEVINKLARVQRQMLQDLGREPTPEELSRELDMTPEKVVEVQKYGREPISLHTPLGEDGDSEFGDLIEDTEAVVPADAVGFTMLQRQLEQLLDSLSEREAGVIRMRFGLGDGQPKTLDQIGDTFGVTRERIRQIESKTMAKLRHPSRSQSLRDYLE, from the coding sequence GTGACTCCTGCCACGACGAAGAAGACCCGGACGAAGAAGACCGCCGACGCTCCCGAGGTCGACGCTCCCGTCGAGGAGGCGGCTGAGAAGCCGGCCCCCAAGACGGCAGCGCAGCGGGCCGCCGCCAAGCGCGCGCCCGCGAAGAAGAAGAAGGCCGAAGACATCGTCGAAGACGACGAGACTCCTCCCGCCGCAGAGCCCGACGAGGACGACGAGGACTCGAAGCCGAAGTTCACTGAGCCTCTGCCGACAGGTGCCATCGTCATCTCGTCGAATGACGACGAAGACGTGCCCGTCTACTCGACGCAGATCACCGGTGCGACCGCCGACCCTGTCAAGGACTACCTGAAGCAGATCGGAAAGGTCGCCCTGCTGAACGCGGCCGAAGAGGTCGAGCTCGCGATGCGCATCGAGGCCGGGCTGTTCGCCGAGGAGAAGCTCTCCACGATGACTGCTGCCGAGAAGGCCAGCCAGCTCGGACTCGACCTGCAGTGGGTCGCCCGCGACGGCCAGCGTGCGAAGAGCCACCTGCTGGGTGCCAACCTGCGTCTCGTCGTCTCCCTCGCCAAGCGCTACACCGGTCGCGGCATGCAGTTCCTGGACCTGATCCAGGAGGGCAACCTCGGCCTGATCCGCGCGGTCGAGAAGTTCGACTACACCAAGGGCTTCAAGTTCTCGACGTACGCCACCTGGTGGATCCGTCAGGCGATCACGCGTGCCATGGCCGACCAGGCCCGCACGATCCGCATCCCGGTGCACATGGTCGAGGTCATCAACAAGCTGGCCCGCGTGCAGCGCCAGATGCTGCAGGACCTGGGTCGCGAACCCACGCCCGAAGAGCTCAGCCGCGAGCTGGACATGACGCCCGAGAAGGTCGTCGAGGTGCAGAAGTACGGCCGCGAGCCGATCTCGCTGCACACTCCGCTCGGTGAAGACGGGGACAGCGAGTTCGGCGACCTCATCGAGGACACCGAGGCCGTGGTCCCGGCCGATGCCGTGGGCTTCACGATGCTGCAGCGCCAGCTGGAGCAGCTGCTCGACTCGCTGTCCGAGCGCGAGGCCGGTGTCATCCGGATGCGCTTCGGACTCGGTGACGGGCAGCCCAAGACGCTCGACCAGATCGGTGACACGTTCGGCGTGACGCGTGAGCGCATCCGTCAGATCGAGTCGAAGACGATGGCGAAGCTGCGCCACCCGAGCCGCTCGCAGTCGCTGCGGGACTACCTCGAGTGA
- a CDS encoding alanine racemase, with protein sequence MCEKTSSSRPRAMISRSALAAASTAAVAAGGRVADLRRDAWGHGVLAVAHAVVAAGAASVRVDYATEAEALALEGIDAVTDGDADIDPFLLYGLPDPDGTLRTRPVMRLVGRVLSTKPLAAGDAVSYGYTHRATRDTTAALVTGGYAQGIVRALGNAAHVEIEGVQRPIIGRVAMDVCVIDLQGTASVATGADATYFGGRGPAAPSLARWGAVTGLTIAELVTVAGSHAERGWEA encoded by the coding sequence GTGTGTGAGAAGACTTCGAGTTCTCGTCCGCGCGCGATGATCTCGCGGTCGGCGCTGGCGGCCGCATCGACCGCCGCTGTCGCCGCCGGGGGCCGCGTGGCCGACCTTCGCCGGGATGCCTGGGGGCACGGAGTGCTCGCTGTCGCTCACGCCGTCGTCGCGGCCGGAGCGGCCTCCGTGCGGGTCGACTACGCCACCGAGGCGGAGGCGCTGGCGCTCGAGGGCATCGACGCGGTGACGGACGGCGATGCCGATATCGACCCGTTCCTGCTCTACGGTTTGCCTGACCCTGACGGAACTCTGCGGACGAGGCCGGTGATGCGCCTGGTCGGCAGAGTGCTCTCCACCAAGCCGCTGGCCGCCGGAGACGCGGTCTCCTACGGCTACACGCATCGAGCGACGCGCGATACGACTGCCGCACTGGTCACCGGCGGATACGCGCAGGGAATCGTCCGTGCTCTCGGCAACGCCGCCCACGTCGAGATCGAGGGCGTTCAACGGCCGATCATCGGGCGCGTCGCGATGGACGTGTGCGTGATCGATCTGCAAGGCACTGCCTCCGTCGCCACCGGAGCCGATGCCACCTATTTCGGAGGGCGCGGACCTGCCGCTCCCTCCCTCGCGAGATGGGGCGCGGTGACAGGACTCACGATCGCCGAGCTCGTCACCGTCGCAGGCTCCCACGCGGAGCGGGGGTGGGAGGCGTGA